From a single Mesorhizobium shangrilense genomic region:
- a CDS encoding alpha/beta hydrolase, with amino-acid sequence MDELRGDGELRSGPGFSYRLFGPDDASGETLFLLHGSGVDETTLVPLGRQIAPRAVLVAVRGRIPQEDGFRWFTRITPTSFKQESIRSETHAFADFATEIAARHTLDLSRATFLGYSNGANLVCSLMLLHPGLVIQAVLLRAMPVLDEVPPTDLSMVRVLIIAGETDLTYAPFAPALAALLDLHGAEVEARTVSSGHEFGTLDAAIVRQWLAGSTESVARGNSVPR; translated from the coding sequence ATGGACGAACTGCGGGGAGACGGCGAACTGCGGTCCGGACCGGGCTTTTCCTACCGTCTCTTTGGGCCCGACGATGCAAGCGGCGAAACGCTCTTCCTGCTGCATGGATCCGGTGTCGACGAGACGACACTGGTGCCGCTGGGCAGGCAGATCGCACCACGCGCGGTGCTCGTTGCGGTTCGCGGCCGCATCCCCCAGGAAGATGGTTTCCGCTGGTTCACCCGGATCACGCCGACAAGTTTCAAGCAGGAAAGCATCCGAAGCGAGACACATGCGTTTGCGGATTTCGCCACCGAGATCGCAGCACGACACACGCTCGACCTCTCGCGAGCGACATTCCTTGGTTATTCCAATGGCGCCAACCTGGTTTGCAGCCTGATGCTGCTGCATCCAGGCCTCGTCATACAAGCCGTGCTTCTGCGTGCGATGCCGGTGCTGGACGAGGTTCCGCCAACGGACCTGTCGATGGTACGCGTGCTGATCATAGCCGGCGAAACCGACCTGACCTATGCTCCCTTCGCGCCGGCGCTTGCAGCACTGCTTGACCTGCATGGCGCCGAGGTCGAAGCCCGGACCGTCTCTTCCGGCCATGAGTTCGGAACACTGGACGCGGCGATCGTCAGGCAATGGCTGGCGGGATCTACAGAATCTGTCGCAAGGGGAAACAGTGTGCCACGATGA
- a CDS encoding OpgC family protein, which translates to MTTPVSPERDTRIDVFRALALLTIYVDHVPGTAYEHLTYKNFGFSDAAEAFVLISGISVALAYGAKLQPGSRLLATLKLWRRAGVLYVAHIVATMMVIAIFCAASVLAKRPDLLTFINIEPLIKNTPEVLVGIVTLGHQLGYNNILPVYSVLLLMAPFWLLFINRWPWAALAASAALWLAAGIYQIAPLNYPEPGFWFLNPLSWQFLFNIGIAGMLHVRRGGAIPVNRWLVGTALAYTVTALVWVHSPLWGQISWFGLPPVLTGFDKTFLSLPRLLHILAVSYLVVALPAFSNLFRAAPDHPLAILGKHSLPVFIAGTVIAMVAQVMKQISAAGFAYDSLLLASGIGMQFALAFYLEWLSGIGWSGKARSARAATRAVGPAFGVRAMATSR; encoded by the coding sequence ATGACCACCCCTGTTTCGCCGGAACGCGACACCCGCATCGACGTGTTCCGCGCTCTCGCTCTGCTCACGATATATGTCGATCATGTTCCGGGCACAGCCTATGAGCATCTGACCTACAAGAATTTCGGTTTCTCGGATGCGGCGGAAGCTTTCGTGCTGATCTCCGGCATCTCCGTCGCGCTTGCCTATGGCGCGAAACTCCAGCCGGGCAGCCGGTTGCTTGCGACCCTCAAGCTTTGGCGGCGCGCGGGCGTCCTCTATGTCGCCCATATCGTCGCGACAATGATGGTGATCGCCATCTTCTGCGCCGCGTCGGTGCTGGCCAAGCGACCCGACCTGCTGACATTCATCAACATCGAGCCGCTGATCAAGAACACGCCGGAAGTCCTGGTCGGCATCGTGACGCTCGGTCATCAGCTCGGTTACAACAACATTCTGCCCGTCTATTCGGTGCTGCTGCTGATGGCGCCGTTTTGGCTGCTGTTCATCAACCGGTGGCCATGGGCGGCGCTCGCTGCGTCGGCTGCCCTCTGGCTGGCCGCTGGCATCTATCAGATCGCTCCGCTGAATTATCCGGAACCCGGTTTCTGGTTCCTCAATCCGCTGTCGTGGCAATTCCTGTTCAACATTGGCATTGCCGGCATGCTGCATGTGCGGCGCGGCGGCGCCATTCCGGTCAACCGTTGGCTGGTTGGTACTGCCTTGGCCTACACCGTTACGGCGTTGGTTTGGGTTCACAGCCCGCTCTGGGGGCAGATCTCCTGGTTTGGCCTGCCACCCGTGCTGACCGGCTTCGACAAGACGTTTCTGTCGCTGCCGCGGCTGCTGCATATCCTGGCGGTCAGCTATCTGGTCGTCGCCCTTCCGGCGTTCTCGAACCTGTTCCGCGCCGCGCCTGACCATCCACTCGCCATCCTGGGCAAGCACTCCTTGCCGGTTTTCATCGCCGGCACCGTGATCGCCATGGTGGCGCAGGTGATGAAACAGATCAGTGCCGCCGGGTTTGCCTATGACAGCCTGCTGCTTGCCAGCGGCATCGGCATGCAATTCGCACTTGCCTTCTATCTCGAATGGCTGTCCGGCATCGGTTGGTCCGGAAAAGCCCGCTCAGCCCGGGCTGCCACGCGTGCTGTCGGCCCGGCCTTTGGCGTGCGAGCCATGGCGACAAGCCGTTAG